The Rhodohalobacter sp. SW132 genomic sequence ATCCTGAACCTGACGTTCTTCCGCTACCAGAACTGTTTCAGAATTAAGTTCGTACGGGGAATTCCACTGCTCTTGTGTTGCCAGGTAGATGTAGCTTGCAAGAAGCATTAGCAGAATCAGGAGTACACCAAGCAAGAAGCCCGTTATTTTTATCACTTTTTTCATGCCAACTTTACCCAGGTTCAGTATAGCGTCAGCAAAATCTCTGTCGCCAGTTTATTCTCTTCAATTTATTGTACAGGGTGTGGTTCATGATTTAATCATTTCTAATTCTTAAAAAAAATTAGAAAATTTTGAATTTTTGCTGTCGCATATAGGATTGGGGTCTTTACTGCAATGGAATGCCTCTTTAAGAAGCAGCCCGGAAAATTAACCGGGCTGCTTATTTGATCATTATCTCTCTTTGTGTTAAACACTATTTCAGCAATGTTACTCTTCGTACCTGCTGTATTCCGGGTGCAGTCATCCGCACCAGATACACACCACTCGATAACCCGGTTGCATCGAATCGAATGGAATGGCTTCCTGCAGGGTACAATCCGCTGGCCAATGTAGCTACGTGGCGGCCCAGCATATCATATACGCGGATCGAAATTTCACCAGCAGTTTGAGCATCAAACGGAATAACCGTGGATGGGTTAAAGGGGTTCGGATACGCATTTCCCAGGCTGAATACTACGGGAATAAATTCCTTTCCAATAGATGTTGTTGTTTCACCCCATACTAGCATGAGCCGGCCAAAGATCTCAAGTTCTTCTTGGTTTGCTATTTTCTCAACTTCCTCGGGTGCCTGTTTTTGAACTATAAAATGAACCAATCCCAATTCATTGTATTCAAAAAGTTCAGCATAGTTCGGTGAAGGGTCACCAGATTCATAATCTTCAACGAGATAGAGCACCATCTCCGATTTCATTCCATCTTCGTACGATATTCTTACTTCTGTGGTCGTGATCCACCCTTCATCAAAAAACTGCCCTGAAATCTGTTTAGAGATCATTTCGCCGGTTTGCCAGTTATAATCAACCACTGTGATCTGTCGTTCTGCATCCAACCAGTCATCGCCGGTCCAGTATTGACCGGTATAATCTGGCATCATTTCAGCAAACTCCAGAAATGAACCGCTTTCTACTACATTGAATTCATTGAGAAATAAGTTATTCAGGTCTTTTGTATTATAGTTTTTGTATACCTGCCTTTCCGTATTCATCCACATATGGCCGTAAGGTTCCTGGTACGTTATATGCAGGTCATCATCTTGCTCTTCAAAGAAAAAAAGTTCATACGTGTACCAATCATCCCCGACCCAGGAACTTGATTCTCCGTAATTTATCTTGCCACCTGATTCCACAAGAACAACGCGTTCATCGTTTATCCAGTCAGACAGACTTGCATTCCAAAACTGATCCATTGTCTCGGAAAGATAATATTGGTTATCAATGAATTGATAGGTAAAAGAGACTCTGTATTCGTTTTGAAAACCCTGCCCGTTTTTGATTTGACTTACAATAGTGAGTAGTCTGTCGTTTTCATATTCATACAGGTCACGTGATACAACATCCCAGCCCGCTTCGATATCTGACCTGTATGAGTGATGAGTTTCTGTTCTTCTTCCGGATTGATAGACGTGATCAATTTTATGATAGGAATTAAATTCGTCCCCGTTCCATCCCTGGTGTTCAACTGAGTTCAGAAATAGTTGAGACGTTTGTTTTTGTCCGGCTTTTGTGATATTTGAATTGCCTGCATGAAGTTTCACATACAGTTCCAAAAGCGGATGTGTATAACGGTTTGAGTTCGTTTGATCATTTTTTGGTGTATCTGAAGTCGTCACCGCAAACACATAAACAAACACGAAAAGTAGAATGCTTGTTTTCATTGGAGTAGAAATTTGAATTATAAGTATAAGTAGGAAAGCGACTTATCTCTTCTCTATACTGTTATGTAATGAAACAGAAATCTGGCAGTAAGGTGAGCACTAAATCCAATAAATGGTACGAATTTTTCCAATTTCCGGTTACACTTGTAAAAAATATTTTTACTATTCAAAAATTCCAGTCAACTGTTTCTGACTATCAGATATACCGAAACCACAAAGCAACGTCCGGCTGGTATAGCTCGGTAACGTAATACAATAACTGCTTAACATGATCTCTGTTTGCTATTACCATTCCGAGCAGAATTTGAATTGTACGATAGCAATCGATTTGTTTTATTAGATGTGTTCTGATACCTGAAAAAATCTATCAAACCAAATAAACCTGCGCCTGATGAACATTGAAGAGACTCTGAAATACATTGAACAACATAAAGCTGTTGCAATCCTCCGGTTGCCTGAATCTGATGGATTCCAAAAGGTTGCCGAAGCGCTCTATAAAGGCGGAATTCGTGTGATGGAGATCACGCTAACGATGCCCGATGCCTTGAAATTAATTGGGGAAACAGAAAAAAATATGCCAAAAGATATGGTGATTGGAGTGGGATCAGTTATCAACCGGGAGATGACCCAAAGCGCGATTAATGCGGGCGCAGCGTTTGTTGTGAGTCCGGTTTTAAAGAAAGAGATCATCACCACATCGAAAGAAAATGGTGTTCCCGTGATGTGCGGAGCGTTCAGCCCCACAGAAATTCAGCACGCGTGGGAGCTTGGTTCCGATATGGTTAAAGTTTTTCCGGCCAATATTCTCGGGAAAGAGTACCTGAAAGCGGTTAAAGCACCGATGCCCCACCTCAAACTGATGCCTACCGGCGGTGTGAACTTAACGAACGGGAATGATTGGCTTGCAGCCGGTGCTTCCGCAGTTGGAGTTGGAAGCGCACTGGCATCTTCTGATGATCTTAAAAACAAGGATTACAAAGCGATCGAAAAGAAAGCCAGGACGCTGACCGATCACTTCAAAACATAAGACTGCAGAGGTTCTCTTTTTATTCAGAGTCACCAAAACCACCCCCGCCCGGAGTGTGCAAAATAAATCGGTCGTCTTTTTCCAGATCGGCACCGTCTCGCCAGGTCAGCTCATGTTTCGAGCCATCTTTGCGTTCGATCCATTGCTTCCCGGTTTTGCCGTTTTTTCCGCCATTAAGTCCGTAAGGCTCAACCACCCTGTGCTGAGAAAGCACGGAGAGACTGACCGGTTCCAGGAAAGTCATCTCGCGAATCAGTCCGTTTCCTCCGTTCCACTTTCCCCTGCCGCCTGATTTTTCCCGGATGGCATACCGGTCGAGGCGAACCGGGTAGCGGTGCTCCAGTATCTCAGGATCTGTGGCACGTGTGTTGGTCATGTGTTGATGAACGGCATCCGCGCCGTGAAACCGATCTCCCGCACCGGTCCCGCCTGCCACAGTCTCGTAATAGCCAAAGGTATCGTTCCCAAACAAGACATTATTCATGGTTCCATAACTGCAGGCAGAGAGGTTAAATGCCTTCAAAAGTGTATCCACCAGCCGCTGGCTCGTTTCGATATTTCCGCCAACAACCGCGGGGCAATCAGCAGGATCATCGGGAAATTCCGGGTTCAGCATCCCATAGGGAATGATCAACTCCACCGGTTCCAGAAGACCGTCGTTTAGAGGCAGCGACTCATCTACCATCAGCCGCAAAACATACATCACCACACTGTTTACGATGGATGGATTGGCGTTCAGATTCCCGGGATGAACACCGGAAGTTCCGGTAAAATCAATTCGGACAGATTCATCATCCACCCGGCACGAAACGGCCAGAAGGGAACCATCATCCAGTTTTTCTTCTGCTTTATATTCTCCGTCTGATATTTTTTTCAGCGTTGACCGCATTCGGCTTGAGGCATACTCTTTCAGCTTAC encodes the following:
- a CDS encoding T9SS type A sorting domain-containing protein, with protein sequence MKTSILLFVFVYVFAVTTSDTPKNDQTNSNRYTHPLLELYVKLHAGNSNITKAGQKQTSQLFLNSVEHQGWNGDEFNSYHKIDHVYQSGRRTETHHSYRSDIEAGWDVVSRDLYEYENDRLLTIVSQIKNGQGFQNEYRVSFTYQFIDNQYYLSETMDQFWNASLSDWINDERVVLVESGGKINYGESSSWVGDDWYTYELFFFEEQDDDLHITYQEPYGHMWMNTERQVYKNYNTKDLNNLFLNEFNVVESGSFLEFAEMMPDYTGQYWTGDDWLDAERQITVVDYNWQTGEMISKQISGQFFDEGWITTTEVRISYEDGMKSEMVLYLVEDYESGDPSPNYAELFEYNELGLVHFIVQKQAPEEVEKIANQEELEIFGRLMLVWGETTTSIGKEFIPVVFSLGNAYPNPFNPSTVIPFDAQTAGEISIRVYDMLGRHVATLASGLYPAGSHSIRFDATGLSSGVYLVRMTAPGIQQVRRVTLLK
- a CDS encoding bifunctional 4-hydroxy-2-oxoglutarate aldolase/2-dehydro-3-deoxy-phosphogluconate aldolase, translated to MNIEETLKYIEQHKAVAILRLPESDGFQKVAEALYKGGIRVMEITLTMPDALKLIGETEKNMPKDMVIGVGSVINREMTQSAINAGAAFVVSPVLKKEIITTSKENGVPVMCGAFSPTEIQHAWELGSDMVKVFPANILGKEYLKAVKAPMPHLKLMPTGGVNLTNGNDWLAAGASAVGVGSALASSDDLKNKDYKAIEKKARTLTDHFKT